The proteins below come from a single Zea mays cultivar B73 chromosome 8, Zm-B73-REFERENCE-NAM-5.0, whole genome shotgun sequence genomic window:
- the LOC103636838 gene encoding L-ascorbate oxidase, with amino-acid sequence MYSSDLLRPARRSFSSRSGLTMSAPRQPLCKLATAVHHLLLCSLAALSVSADAKVHHHTWDIAYHYKSLDCVNKLAVTINGESPGPTIRATQGDTVVVTVRNSLETENTGIHWHGIRQVGSPWADGTVGVTQCPILPGDTFTYRFVVDRPGTYFYHAHYGMQRVAGLDGMLVVSVPDGVAEPFAYDEDRTVLLMDWWHKSVYEQAVGLASDPLVFVGEPQSLLINGRGVFEPFHCSRAPSASGCSSAPRPAAGCAPPALFTAVPGKTYRLRVGSLTSLSALNFAIEGHSMTVVEADGHYVRPVVVDSLYIYSGESYSVLLTADQDPSRNYWAASHVVARERNTTSAMAILSYAGNDPRAPPPTPRPEGPAWDDARPRLEQSRSLAVAHPDHVVPVPPRPDRALLLLNTQNRIGGHIRWAINGVSLAFPATPYLVSIKRGLRGAYDDQRPPPDTYDYRSYDIASPPTANGTVASKVYRLALGSVVDVVLQNTVALNNKSETHPWHLHGHDFWVLAYGDDGKKFDPERDTNKFNLRDPVMKNTVALHPRGWTAVRFVADNPGVWLFHCHIEAHVYMGMGLVFEEGVDKVGRLPKSIMGCGRSRT; translated from the coding sequence ATGTATAGTAGCGATCTTCTTCGTCCAGCTCGCCGATCGTTCTCGTCGAGATCGGGGCTAACAATGTCAGCGCCGCGGCAGCCGCTGTGCAAGCTCGCCACCGCCGTCCACCACCTCCTCCTCTGCTCGCTGGCGGCGCTTTCGGTCTCCGCGGATGCCAAGGTGCACCACCACACCTGGGACATCGCGTACCACTACAAGTCTCTCGACTGCGTCAACAAGCTGGCGGTGACCATCAACGGCGAGTCCCCGGGGCCGACCATCCGCGCCACGCAGGGCGACACCGTGGTGGTCACCGTGCGCAACAGTCTGGAGACAGAGAACACCGGCATTCACTGGCACGGCATCCGCCAGGTCGGCTCGCCGTGGGCCGACGGCACCGTCGGCGTCACGCAGTGTCCcatcctccccggcgacaccttCACCTACAGGTTCGTCGTCGACCGACCGGGCACCTACTTCTACCACGCCCACTATGGGATGCAGCGCGTGGCCGGGCTCGACGGCATGCTCGTCGTGTCGGTGCCCGACGGCGTCGCGGAGCCCTTCGCCTACGACGAGGACCGCACCGTGCTTCTCATGGACTGGTGGCACAAGAGCGTGTACGAGCAGGCCGTCGGGCTCGCGTCCGACCCGCTCGTCTTCGTCGGCGAGCCACAGTCCCTGCTCATCAACGGCCGGGGGGTGTTCGAGCCGTTCCACTGCTCGCGTGCTCCCAGCGCCAGCGGCTGCAGCAGCGCCCCCCGCCCTGCAGCAGGCTGCGCTCCGCCGGCGCTCTTCACCGCCGTCCCGGGGAAGACGTACCGCCTCCGCGTCGGCAGCCTCACGTCGCTGTCGGCGCTCAACTTCGCGATTGAGGGCCACTCCATGACGGTGGTGGAGGCCGACGGCCACTACGTGAGGCCCGTCGTCGTGGACAGCCTCTACATCTACTCCGGCGAGTCCTACTCCGTGCTGCTCACGGCCGACCAGGACCCGTCCCGGAACTACTGGGCCGCGTCCCACGTCGTGGCCCGGGAGCGCAACACGACGAGCGCCATGGCCATCCTCAGCTACGCCGGCAACGACCCGCGGGCGCCGCCGCCCACGCCGCGGCCGGAGGGACCCGCATGGGACGACGCGAGGCCCCGGCTGGAGCAGAGCAGGTCCCTCGCCGTCGCGCACCCGGACCACGTGGTGCCTGTGCCGCCCAGGCCCGACCGCGCGCTCCTCCTCCTCAACACGCAGAACCGGATCGGGGGTCACATCAGGTGGGCCATCAACGGCGTCTCCCTCGCGTTCCCGGCGACGCCGTACCTCGTGTCCATCAAGAGAGGCCTGCGGGGCGCGTACGACGACCAGCGTCCCCCGCCGGACACGTACGACTACAGGAGCTACGACATCGCGTCGCCGCCGACGGCGAACGGGACGGTGGCCAGCAAGGTGTACCGCCTGGCGCTGGGGTCCGTGGTGGACGTGGTGCTGCAGAACACGGTGGCGCTGAACAACAAGAGCGAGACGCACCCGTGGCACCTCCACGGCCACGACTTCTGGGTGCTGGCCTACGGCGACGACGGCAAGAAGTTCGACCCGGAGAGGGACACGAACAAGTTCAACCTGAGAGACCCCGTCATGAAGAACACGGTGGCGCTGCACCCGCGGGGGTGGACGGCGGTGAGGTTCGTGGCGGACAACCCCGGGGTGTGGCTGTTCCACTGCCACATCGAGGCGCACGTGTACATGGGCATGGGGTTGGTGTTCGAGGAGGGTGTTGACAAGGTCGGCCGTCTGCCCAAGTCCATCATGGGCTGCGGACGATCCAGGACCTAG